From the genome of Aphanothece sacrum FPU1, one region includes:
- a CDS encoding type II toxin-antitoxin system VapC family toxin produces MTVVLDASALLAYLHDEPGGQVIEEVLVEAVMSSVNWAEVVQKSVAADVNVDGMREDLEALGLKIAIFTPEDGEIAGRLWLQTKQAGLSLGDRACLSLGLKLNVSVLTCDRIWATLPLILDVQVIRP; encoded by the coding sequence ATGACGGTAGTTCTCGATGCGTCGGCGTTGCTTGCTTACTTGCACGATGAGCCTGGGGGCCAGGTAATTGAAGAGGTTTTGGTTGAAGCGGTAATGTCGAGTGTGAATTGGGCTGAGGTGGTGCAGAAGTCGGTGGCGGCAGATGTGAACGTCGATGGAATGCGGGAAGATTTGGAGGCACTTGGTCTGAAAATTGCTATCTTCACCCCTGAAGATGGGGAAATAGCTGGTCGTCTCTGGCTGCAAACCAAGCAGGCAGGTTTGTCATTGGGAGATCGTGCTTGTTTGAGCCTGGGTTTGAAGTTGAATGTTTCTGTTTTGACCTGCGACCGCATTTGGGCTACCCTCCCTTTGATCTTAGATGTGCAAGTGATTCGTCCGTAA
- a CDS encoding AbrB/MazE/SpoVT family DNA-binding domain-containing protein produces MTNSSRQTQVHLGRQGRLVIPAALRRLLGFEEGDTLVARSEEGRLILEKPETIKLRLKARFSQLPKGTSLADELIAQRREQALQEVDE; encoded by the coding sequence ATGACTAATTCATCTAGACAAACGCAAGTTCATTTGGGTAGGCAAGGAAGATTGGTAATTCCCGCCGCTTTGCGACGATTGTTGGGCTTTGAGGAAGGAGATACACTGGTGGCTCGTTCAGAAGAGGGGCGATTGATTTTGGAAAAACCCGAAACGATTAAACTGCGACTGAAAGCGCGGTTTTCGCAATTGCCGAAAGGAACTAGTTTGGCAGATGAATTGATAGCTCAACGGCGTGAACAAGCCCTACAGGAAGTGGACGAATGA